The following proteins come from a genomic window of Sesamum indicum cultivar Zhongzhi No. 13 linkage group LG10, S_indicum_v1.0, whole genome shotgun sequence:
- the LOC105172945 gene encoding aquaporin AQPcic → MYMGRQQRNAKSEVISFKNKKLIESMASNSSGQQLHAVDDEESQTVGTKIQPLPSTPPRTKNWTVDQENKGQLSPTLTDVLGLDEFLTLDVYRASVGELLGTAVLVFMLDTIVISTFESDIKMPNLVLSVLAAVIITILLLAVHPVSGGHINPIISFSAALVGLISMSRALVYIVAQCAGAILGALALKAVVSSAIEQNFSLGGCTITVVAPGPDGPIMIGLETAQAFWLEIICSFIFLFASIWMAYDHRQAKQLGHVLVFSIVGVVLGLLVFVSSTVTAQKGYVGAGMNPARCIGPAIVRGGHLWDGHWVFWAGPAIACVAFYLYTKIIPRQHHRSKAYDHDFYNVVKVMFGVK, encoded by the exons atgtatATGGGCAGGCAGCAGCGCAATGCAAAGTCAGAAGTGATCAGCtttaaaaacaagaaattgatTGAAAGCATGGCTTCTAACAGTAGTGGGCAGCAATTACATGCTGTGGATGATGAAGAAAGCCAAACTGTCGGAACCAAGATTCAACCTCTCCCCTCTACTCCACCTCG AACTAAGAATTGGACGGttgatcaagaaaataaaggacAACTCTCTCCTACACTAACTGATGTTCTGGGCTTGGATGAATTTCTCACTTTAGAT GTTTATCGAGCATCGGTGGGAGAGCTTCTTGGAACTGCGGTTCTAGTGTTCATGTTAGACACGATTGTCATCTCGACATTCGAGTCTGACATCAAAATGCCGAATCTCGTACTATCTGTTCTGGCTGCTGTTATTATTACAATCCTGCTTCTTGCAGTGCACCCCGTCTCCGGGGGACACATCAACCCCATAATCTCCTTCTCCGCGGCGCTGGTGGGCCTAATCTCCATGTCGCGCGCGCTGGTTTACATAGTTGCTCAGTGTGCAGGAGCAATTCTAGGTGCACTAGCTCTGAAAGCGGTAGTGAGTAGCGCAATCGAGCAGAATTTTTCACTCGGCGGTTGTACGATAACAGTTGTGGCGCCAGGCCCAGATGGCCCTATCATGATCGGCCTCGAGACGGCCCAAGCCTTCTGGCTCGAGATCATTTGTAGCTTTATTTTCCTCTTCGCGTCGATATGGATGGCGTATGATCACAGACAAGCCAAGCAATTGGGACACGTTCTTGTTTTCAGTATCGTCGGGGTGGTGTTGGGGCTTCTCGTGTTCGTCTCGTCCACGGTCACGGCTCAAAAGGGCTATGTCGGGGCGGGCATGAACCCAGCGAGGTGTATTGGGCCGGCGATCGTTAGAGGTGGCCATCTGTGGGATGGGCACTGGGTGTTTTGGGCTGGGCCTGCTATTGCTTGCGTTGCGTTCTATTTGTACACAAAGATCATACCTAGACAGCATCACAGGTCCAAAGCCTATGACCATGATTTCTACAACGTTGTTAAGGTCATGTTTGGAGTTAAGTGA
- the LOC105172949 gene encoding uncharacterized protein LOC105172949 isoform X3, with product MAAGLKRDPVVILRIDGEDLHEFVESLTFEPETLSIFSEIGLPNGSLKDYIIKAFEKLTVEHGMPPATDPWVMSNVVEPALECLGDALQQPISQDTFLVAFKKAAKSIVQLLKEQPAIVAHSQNTFDGSCIKKLLSNKFELDKAMDSALRGIPRERHGTISKEYLGVALDSLAASADLPPLGAIDQMDDIMNEALKMVGVGDGKVVKEDEFKKLLTEVLGSIMLQLEGNSVSVSTNSIVHEPVPSSSTLLQPSSP from the exons ATGGCAGCTGGTCTAAAACGAGACCCTGTTGTGATTCTTCGGATCGATGGCGAAGATCTCCATGAGTTTGTCGAGAGTCTGACTTTTGAACCGGAGACgctttctatattttcagaGATTGGATTGCCCAATGGATCCCTCAAAGACTACATCATTAAGGCTTTCGAGAAACTTACAGTTGAGCATGGGATGCCTCCTGCCACAGATCCTTGG GTTATGAGTAATGTTGTGGAACCAGCACTAGAATGCCTTGGGGATGCCCTTCAGCAGCCCATATCACAGGATACATTTTTGGTTGCATTCAAGAAAGCTGCAAAAAGTATAGTGCAGCTTCTCAAGGAACAACCGGCTATTGTTGCTCACAGTCAGAATACTTTTGATGGGAGCTGTATTAAGAAGCTGTTGTCTAACAAATTTGAGTTGGATAAG GCAATGGATTCTGCCTTACGAGGTATACCCAGAGAGCGACACGGGACAATATCAAAGGAATATTTGGGAGTGGCACTTGATTCGTTGGCCGCGTCTGCTGACTTACCTCCACTTGGTGCCATTGATCAG ATGGATGATATTATGAACGAAGCTCTTAAAATGGTCGGTGTCGGTGACGGGAAAGTGGTGAAGGAAGATGAGTTCAAGAAGTTGTTAACAGAAGTTCTTGGGAGCATCATGCTGCAGTTGGAAGGCAACTCGGTTTCAGTGTCGACAAATTCAATTGTGCACGAGCCGGTCCCTTCATCCTCCACACTCCTGCAGCCGTCATCACCCTAG
- the LOC105172949 gene encoding uncharacterized protein LOC105172949 isoform X1, producing MNKNSSGKMMEKSSSSSSSDKVMDGSDITQLVENEKVFSNFVDHKFQELDTDCDGKLSVKELQPAVADIGAALGLPAQGTNPESDYIYTEVLNEFTHGKLQKISKPEFKEVLSDFLLGMAAGLKRDPVVILRIDGEDLHEFVESLTFEPETLSIFSEIGLPNGSLKDYIIKAFEKLTVEHGMPPATDPWVMSNVVEPALECLGDALQQPISQDTFLVAFKKAAKSIVQLLKEQPAIVAHSQNTFDGSCIKKLLSNKFELDKAMDSALRGIPRERHGTISKEYLGVALDSLAASADLPPLGAIDQMDDIMNEALKMVGVGDGKVVKEDEFKKLLTEVLGSIMLQLEGNSVSVSTNSIVHEPVPSSSTLLQPSSP from the exons ATGAACAAGAACAGTAGTGGGAAAATGATGGAGAaaagtagtagtagtagtagtagtgaTAAGGTGATGGACGGTTCAGATATAACGCAGTTGGTTGAGAACGAGAAagtttttagcaattttgtggatcataaatttcaagaacttGACACCGACTGTGACGGGAAGCTCTCTGTCAAAGAGTTGCAACCTGCTGTGGCGGATATAGGCGCTGCTCTTGGCTTGCCTGCTCAGGGCACTAACCCTGAATCTGATTACATTTATACTGAG GTTCTTAATGAATTTACCCACGGTAAACTACAGAAAATAAGCAAGCCTGAATTTAAAGAGGTTCTATCAGATTTTCTACTGGGAATGGCAGCTGGTCTAAAACGAGACCCTGTTGTGATTCTTCGGATCGATGGCGAAGATCTCCATGAGTTTGTCGAGAGTCTGACTTTTGAACCGGAGACgctttctatattttcagaGATTGGATTGCCCAATGGATCCCTCAAAGACTACATCATTAAGGCTTTCGAGAAACTTACAGTTGAGCATGGGATGCCTCCTGCCACAGATCCTTGG GTTATGAGTAATGTTGTGGAACCAGCACTAGAATGCCTTGGGGATGCCCTTCAGCAGCCCATATCACAGGATACATTTTTGGTTGCATTCAAGAAAGCTGCAAAAAGTATAGTGCAGCTTCTCAAGGAACAACCGGCTATTGTTGCTCACAGTCAGAATACTTTTGATGGGAGCTGTATTAAGAAGCTGTTGTCTAACAAATTTGAGTTGGATAAG GCAATGGATTCTGCCTTACGAGGTATACCCAGAGAGCGACACGGGACAATATCAAAGGAATATTTGGGAGTGGCACTTGATTCGTTGGCCGCGTCTGCTGACTTACCTCCACTTGGTGCCATTGATCAG ATGGATGATATTATGAACGAAGCTCTTAAAATGGTCGGTGTCGGTGACGGGAAAGTGGTGAAGGAAGATGAGTTCAAGAAGTTGTTAACAGAAGTTCTTGGGAGCATCATGCTGCAGTTGGAAGGCAACTCGGTTTCAGTGTCGACAAATTCAATTGTGCACGAGCCGGTCCCTTCATCCTCCACACTCCTGCAGCCGTCATCACCCTAG
- the LOC105172949 gene encoding uncharacterized protein LOC105172949 isoform X2 produces MFGQPRCKIYNQVYLQLCMWTLHMVLNEFTHGKLQKISKPEFKEVLSDFLLGMAAGLKRDPVVILRIDGEDLHEFVESLTFEPETLSIFSEIGLPNGSLKDYIIKAFEKLTVEHGMPPATDPWVMSNVVEPALECLGDALQQPISQDTFLVAFKKAAKSIVQLLKEQPAIVAHSQNTFDGSCIKKLLSNKFELDKAMDSALRGIPRERHGTISKEYLGVALDSLAASADLPPLGAIDQMDDIMNEALKMVGVGDGKVVKEDEFKKLLTEVLGSIMLQLEGNSVSVSTNSIVHEPVPSSSTLLQPSSP; encoded by the exons ATGTTTGGCCAGCCAAGATGCAAGATTTATAACCAAGTCTATTTGCAGCTGTGTATGTGGACATTGCATATG GTTCTTAATGAATTTACCCACGGTAAACTACAGAAAATAAGCAAGCCTGAATTTAAAGAGGTTCTATCAGATTTTCTACTGGGAATGGCAGCTGGTCTAAAACGAGACCCTGTTGTGATTCTTCGGATCGATGGCGAAGATCTCCATGAGTTTGTCGAGAGTCTGACTTTTGAACCGGAGACgctttctatattttcagaGATTGGATTGCCCAATGGATCCCTCAAAGACTACATCATTAAGGCTTTCGAGAAACTTACAGTTGAGCATGGGATGCCTCCTGCCACAGATCCTTGG GTTATGAGTAATGTTGTGGAACCAGCACTAGAATGCCTTGGGGATGCCCTTCAGCAGCCCATATCACAGGATACATTTTTGGTTGCATTCAAGAAAGCTGCAAAAAGTATAGTGCAGCTTCTCAAGGAACAACCGGCTATTGTTGCTCACAGTCAGAATACTTTTGATGGGAGCTGTATTAAGAAGCTGTTGTCTAACAAATTTGAGTTGGATAAG GCAATGGATTCTGCCTTACGAGGTATACCCAGAGAGCGACACGGGACAATATCAAAGGAATATTTGGGAGTGGCACTTGATTCGTTGGCCGCGTCTGCTGACTTACCTCCACTTGGTGCCATTGATCAG ATGGATGATATTATGAACGAAGCTCTTAAAATGGTCGGTGTCGGTGACGGGAAAGTGGTGAAGGAAGATGAGTTCAAGAAGTTGTTAACAGAAGTTCTTGGGAGCATCATGCTGCAGTTGGAAGGCAACTCGGTTTCAGTGTCGACAAATTCAATTGTGCACGAGCCGGTCCCTTCATCCTCCACACTCCTGCAGCCGTCATCACCCTAG